The following are encoded in a window of Tessaracoccus flavescens genomic DNA:
- the cas1e gene encoding type I-E CRISPR-associated endonuclease Cas1e, with translation MKPVPGSRPAEVQELARAQDRLSFIYLERCQIHRESNAITSTSDKGVIHIPAAMIGALLLGPGTNITHQAMMLLADSGSTAVWVGEHGVRYYAHGRPLARRTRLLELQAAASVSRDERLKVARRMYELRFPDESVARATMKQLRGREGSRVRQAYRDAAEDFGVAWDKRSYKPTDFEASDPVNQALTAATSCLYGVTHAVIVALGLVPGLGFVHNGQDRSFVYDIADLYKTEIAVPVAFEIAAAAGDDLPGETRRAMRDEIHARRLLTRCVRDIHTVLAASGDPDEGYGWDILELWDESGDSVLAGRSWGDEPDW, from the coding sequence ATGAAGCCGGTTCCTGGGTCGCGGCCTGCAGAGGTGCAGGAACTTGCTCGTGCCCAGGATCGGCTCAGCTTCATCTACCTTGAACGCTGCCAGATCCATCGCGAGTCGAACGCCATTACCTCGACCAGCGACAAGGGCGTGATCCATATTCCGGCCGCCATGATCGGTGCTCTCCTCCTCGGGCCCGGAACGAACATCACCCATCAAGCCATGATGTTGCTCGCCGACAGCGGCTCCACCGCGGTCTGGGTCGGAGAGCACGGCGTCCGCTACTACGCACACGGCAGACCCTTGGCGCGACGAACTCGGCTCCTGGAACTGCAGGCCGCTGCGTCCGTGAGTCGTGATGAGCGGCTCAAGGTCGCCCGCCGCATGTACGAACTGCGCTTCCCAGACGAGTCGGTCGCCCGGGCCACTATGAAACAGTTGCGCGGGCGGGAGGGAAGTCGGGTCCGCCAGGCGTACCGCGATGCGGCCGAGGACTTCGGCGTCGCGTGGGACAAGCGCAGCTACAAGCCCACAGACTTCGAGGCATCAGATCCGGTCAATCAGGCGTTGACCGCGGCAACGTCATGTCTATATGGGGTGACCCACGCTGTGATCGTGGCACTCGGGCTCGTCCCGGGGCTGGGATTCGTCCACAACGGGCAGGACCGGTCCTTCGTGTACGACATCGCTGACTTGTACAAGACCGAGATCGCCGTTCCGGTCGCCTTTGAGATAGCTGCCGCGGCCGGTGATGACCTTCCTGGTGAGACTCGCCGGGCCATGCGGGACGAGATTCATGCTCGCCGGCTGCTGACGCGCTGCGTTCGTGACATTCACACCGTGCTCGCGGCGTCGGGAGACCCGGACGAGGGCTATGGCTGGGACATCCTCGAACTCTGGGACGAGAGCGGAGACAGCGTCCTGGCTGGCCGAAGCTGGGGAGATGAACCCGATTGGTAG
- the cas6e gene encoding type I-E CRISPR-associated protein Cas6/Cse3/CasE: protein MFLSEFDINSGRRTARHLLASRERLHAAVLGCFPPGQSSDGESRALWRLDASASHAIKLLLVSGLRPDFTALNEQAGWTTGAPARTASYDGFLGRLAPGQTWRFRLTANPVRSVRDEPGARGRRVAHVTAAQQRHWLVERHAALGVEFPSDAAGEPSVAVTRRETVRFTRGAASKPVTLSIAQLDGCVNVVDPERLRAALVMGVGPAKGYGCGLMTLAPPNRQG from the coding sequence ATGTTCCTCAGTGAGTTCGACATCAATTCAGGGCGCCGAACGGCCCGCCACCTGCTGGCCTCACGCGAGCGATTGCACGCAGCGGTGCTTGGCTGCTTCCCGCCGGGACAGTCGAGTGACGGCGAGTCGCGTGCGCTCTGGCGGCTCGACGCTAGCGCGAGCCATGCGATCAAGCTGCTACTCGTGAGTGGTCTACGCCCCGACTTCACTGCTCTCAACGAGCAGGCCGGATGGACGACGGGTGCCCCGGCGCGCACGGCCAGCTATGACGGATTCCTTGGGCGTCTGGCGCCAGGGCAAACGTGGCGATTCCGTCTGACGGCGAACCCCGTCAGGTCCGTTCGTGACGAGCCCGGCGCCAGGGGCCGGAGGGTCGCACATGTCACTGCAGCCCAACAGCGCCACTGGCTCGTCGAACGGCACGCGGCCCTCGGGGTGGAGTTCCCGTCAGATGCGGCGGGCGAACCATCCGTGGCCGTCACGAGGCGTGAGACGGTGCGGTTCACGCGGGGCGCGGCGAGTAAACCGGTGACGTTGTCCATCGCGCAGCTCGACGGATGCGTGAACGTTGTCGATCCGGAGCGGCTCCGAGCAGCCCTTGTTATGGGCGTTGGGCCAGCGAAGGGGTACGGGTGTGGACTCATGACCTTGGCGCCACCGAATCGTCAGGGGTAG
- the cas2e gene encoding type I-E CRISPR-associated endoribonuclease Cas2e: MVVIVLSNCPEGLRGHLTRWLLEVSPGVFVGYLTVRIRDHLWLRVLEMCKDGRAIMIFGTSGEQRLGFKVHNHAWEVVDVDGVSLMRRQEGGMKNPMRRGWSSASRVRRSRR; this comes from the coding sequence TTGGTAGTCATCGTGCTGTCGAACTGTCCAGAGGGTCTGCGTGGGCACCTCACTCGCTGGCTTCTCGAGGTGAGCCCAGGTGTCTTCGTCGGATATCTCACGGTGCGAATTCGCGATCATCTATGGCTCAGGGTCTTGGAGATGTGCAAGGACGGGCGGGCCATCATGATCTTCGGAACGAGTGGGGAGCAGCGTCTTGGCTTCAAGGTCCATAACCACGCGTGGGAGGTAGTCGACGTTGATGGAGTCTCGTTGATGCGGCGCCAGGAGGGTGGAATGAAGAACCCCATGCGTCGTGGCTGGAGTAGCGCCTCGCGTGTTCGTCGATCTCGACGCTAA
- a CDS encoding MazG-like family protein, translating into MTSPTPAEISADLATVSRWIDEGNAGRNLEAATWARLAKISEEAGEVIAAYIGVTGQNPRKGVSHTMDDVQEELLDVAITALAALEHIRGHDCRSMDLLVDKIVRTKARAGL; encoded by the coding sequence ATGACTTCCCCTACGCCCGCGGAGATCTCCGCCGACCTCGCCACCGTCAGCCGTTGGATCGACGAGGGGAACGCGGGCCGCAACTTGGAGGCCGCGACCTGGGCGCGGCTGGCGAAGATCAGCGAGGAGGCGGGCGAGGTCATCGCGGCCTACATCGGCGTCACGGGCCAGAACCCGCGCAAGGGCGTCAGCCACACCATGGACGACGTCCAGGAGGAGCTGCTCGACGTCGCAATCACTGCCCTCGCCGCGCTCGAGCACATCCGCGGCCATGACTGCCGCTCGATGGATCTCCTGGTCGACAAGATCGTCCGGACGAAGGCGCGCGCCGGGCTCTGA
- the istA gene encoding IS21 family transposase, whose protein sequence is MISVEDWAEIRRLHKSEKMAIKAIARQLGVARNTVRAALSSDGPPKYERAPVGSAVDAFEPQIRALLSRTPTMPATVIAERIGWTRSGSVLRARVAELRPLFAPPDPADRTEYQPGEIVQCDLWFPPKIVRVAADVWTAPPVLTMVAAWSGFIAAVLLPSRTTGDLLAGMWQLLSGSFGGVPKTLVWDNESGIGQHRRLTVAARAFAGTLGTRIFQTRPRDPEAKGVVERANGYLQTSFLPGREFGSPSEFNTQLAAWLPRANQRLLRRTGAAPAARLAAEVAAMTALPPVPPTVGFTDRIRLGRDYYVRVMGNDYSVDPAAIGRFVDITCDLEHVTVSCAGTVVAEHGRCWDLRCTITDPAHVAAAKHLRAAFQSRNTPTTGRVEPSHQVGMRSLSDYDELFNLNTATALSVKEVA, encoded by the coding sequence GTGATCAGCGTGGAGGATTGGGCCGAGATTAGACGGCTCCACAAGTCGGAGAAGATGGCGATCAAGGCGATCGCCCGCCAGTTGGGGGTGGCGCGGAACACGGTGCGGGCGGCGTTGTCCTCGGATGGGCCGCCGAAGTATGAGCGTGCTCCGGTGGGGTCGGCGGTGGATGCGTTCGAGCCGCAGATTCGGGCGTTGCTGTCGAGGACGCCGACGATGCCGGCGACGGTGATCGCGGAGCGGATCGGGTGGACTCGATCAGGGTCGGTGCTGCGGGCGAGGGTCGCTGAGTTGCGGCCGTTGTTCGCGCCGCCGGATCCGGCCGACCGGACCGAGTACCAGCCTGGGGAGATCGTGCAGTGTGATCTGTGGTTCCCACCCAAGATCGTGCGGGTCGCTGCGGATGTTTGGACCGCGCCGCCGGTGCTGACCATGGTGGCGGCGTGGTCGGGGTTCATCGCCGCGGTGTTGCTGCCGTCCCGGACCACTGGGGATCTGCTGGCGGGGATGTGGCAGCTTCTGTCTGGCAGCTTCGGTGGAGTGCCGAAGACGCTGGTCTGGGACAACGAGTCCGGTATCGGTCAGCATCGCCGCCTCACAGTGGCTGCGCGGGCGTTCGCTGGGACGTTGGGGACCCGCATCTTCCAGACCAGGCCCCGGGATCCGGAGGCCAAGGGGGTGGTGGAACGCGCCAACGGGTACCTGCAGACGTCGTTCCTCCCGGGTCGGGAGTTCGGGTCCCCGTCCGAGTTCAACACCCAACTCGCGGCTTGGCTGCCGCGGGCGAACCAGCGGCTGCTGCGCCGCACCGGCGCTGCTCCCGCGGCACGGTTGGCAGCCGAAGTGGCGGCGATGACCGCGCTGCCACCAGTGCCACCTACGGTCGGGTTCACCGACCGGATCAGGCTGGGGCGGGACTACTACGTCCGGGTGATGGGCAACGACTACTCCGTGGACCCGGCCGCCATCGGACGCTTCGTCGACATCACCTGCGATCTGGAGCACGTCACGGTCAGCTGCGCCGGGACCGTGGTGGCCGAGCATGGGCGATGCTGGGACCTGCGATGCACGATCACCGACCCAGCCCATGTCGCGGCCGCCAAGCATTTGCGCGCAGCCTTCCAGTCCCGCAACACCCCGACCACCGGGAGGGTGGAACCAAGCCATCAGGTCGGGATGCGGTCGCTGAGTGACTACGACGAGTTGTTCAACCTGAACACTGCCACCGCGCTGTCGGTGAAGGAGGTGGCGTGA
- the cas5e gene encoding type I-E CRISPR-associated protein Cas5/CasD, with translation MTVLLLRLAGPLQSWGDSSRFTVRSTRQEPTKSGVLGLLAAAQGRRRTDSIEDLLHLRFGVRTDQPGTVVRDFHTAHDRAGNSMPLSHRYYLSDAVFVAGIQGDDALLQGLLSAVERPEFPLYLGRRSCPVDGRLALGLRQGDLDDVLAAEPWQAALWHRKRMPTLATLDLHLDASPDTPGEGIRDVPLSFDPSRREYGWRNVSSSVVQLPNDVGTDEPDWLSALGDS, from the coding sequence GTGACGGTGCTCCTCCTCCGGTTGGCCGGACCACTCCAATCGTGGGGTGATTCCAGCCGATTCACGGTGCGCTCCACGAGGCAGGAGCCGACGAAGTCTGGCGTGCTTGGGCTCCTCGCCGCAGCGCAAGGACGTCGGCGAACCGATAGCATCGAAGATCTCCTTCACCTGCGGTTTGGCGTACGGACTGATCAGCCGGGAACGGTGGTGCGAGATTTTCACACCGCCCATGACCGGGCGGGCAACTCGATGCCGCTGTCGCACCGCTATTACCTCTCGGACGCGGTCTTCGTTGCGGGCATCCAAGGTGATGACGCCTTACTGCAGGGTCTCCTGTCGGCGGTGGAACGCCCCGAGTTTCCCCTCTACCTCGGGCGCCGCTCGTGCCCCGTCGATGGACGACTAGCGCTCGGGCTGCGGCAGGGCGACCTCGACGATGTCTTGGCCGCCGAGCCATGGCAGGCCGCCCTATGGCATCGGAAACGCATGCCAACCCTTGCCACCCTGGATCTCCACCTCGACGCCTCGCCGGACACCCCCGGCGAGGGGATCAGGGACGTCCCCCTGAGCTTCGACCCCTCGCGCCGGGAGTACGGCTGGCGGAACGTCTCCTCGTCAGTTGTCCAGCTGCCCAACGATGTGGGCACCGATGAGCCTGACTGGCTCTCTGCACTTGGAGATAGCTGA